In Lycium ferocissimum isolate CSIRO_LF1 chromosome 7, AGI_CSIRO_Lferr_CH_V1, whole genome shotgun sequence, the sequence catccaaaacttattttcaaaactttACTGTGGCTTTTTCTCTATTCGAAGTTTATCACGAATTGAGTCTTAAAATTCGACCAGCTTTACTCTATAGGAAGATATCTTTAGTTGTGGTGTATTTGACCAGCTTTACTATATAGGCAAATGCCTTTATTAGTGGTGTATTCCAGTTTGTTCGTCTTTTGTTCAGTTTACATCTTGCCTACATTTATTATGAACAAAACCTTCTCTCGACTTGTGAACCATCAATGTCTCCCACACATGAATTATAATGTGGATTGTTTTCTTCGCTGAATGACTTGTCTGATTTTTATCCAAGTATTTCTGCGTCATTCAATTAGCTTGTAACGTGTGGCTACATAGCCACACATTTTTAGAAAAACGGAACAAAGGaactttcaaataaaatccaatATCTTTTGGACAGTTTGTGTCAGTAATTCACAGTTTACTTCTTTTgctctcttttttgtttctttttctaaagGTATGACGTGTCACCTTGTGAGAGAAAAAGGTATTATAAGTTCGACTGTTGATCAATAACTTGATTAATATTGGCATTCGATATATGGTACTCCATTCACTTATCTGCTTGAGATTATGGAGTAAACCCAAAAGATATCAGCTTCGCAATGTGGTCACGGGTGCCAAAGTTATAAGACAGTTTGGTCTTCAGAGtttgttttttatttgaatttcaaaaCCAGATAGCATTGAATTTACTTTAgaagattttattattattttttttggtaatttatCATGTTTCAATTTGCCAGTTTCAAATTTACAAGCTAGTATTTCATgccaaatctttttaaaaaaatatttcaacaaaGCCACTAGAACATTTTAGGCATTCAAAATTGTTaagaattacaaaagaaaaaccatGTCAATctaccaacacacacacacacacacacacacacacacagatatatatatataactctaCCAAGACTTGGACATATGGGAGAAATTAACCCAGCATCGCTTCTGCTGAGATTCGAAattggtttcaaggttgtcaTTCCAGCTCTTCGACTGTTAGGCCACCCCCTTTGGGCAATCGAGTAAACAACTATAATTTGCTACTAAACATTTTTCAATGGTCAGCCCTCTGGTAGCTTAGAACAAAAAACGGAAGAGTAAGAATGCACAATTAACATCCCCACGTCAGGTTCCAACATAAAGTTCTCGTATAAAAGATGCGACTACCATAAATAGTTGAGTAGTTATTTATTTACCCTAAAAAGAATACCTGCAGAGAGACAGTTCCAATTGCACTCTCTGTATAACGCTGCAAACTCAAATCATTGGACAAAATGATAGTAATATTATTCTCTAACCCCTTGCACGCTCAGAGTGTACAGAAGGAAATCCTCGAGATCAATTGACAACATCAAGGACCAACTTGCGAGATTTGAGGACAGACCATCTCAAACGACGGTAGTAAGCTGCTTGGAGAAGTGCAAGCGATAAAACAAATATCCATTTGAAACCCATCTGTAAGAATTAAAATATGTCAGTCGGAAATACATATTATGGCACATAGTATGGGATGATCAACTGATAATAAGGATCCAACAGGGGTCAAAATGCACACAAATCTGCCACTCAGAATGTGGTAGTAAAACACTAAACTTGGTAATAAGTGGGATAACCTCAGCAAGTTAAATTCTTTCAGGCTTCAGCGGCATACAAAGCTAAATAAACACTCTTTTTGGAAGaacttcaattaaaaaaaaaaaaaatggtgcccACAAACTAATAAACAAAACAGGGATTGATGTAAATGCAGGAAGGGGAAGTTGTTGCAACTTACCAGCTTTCTCTCTTCCATTTCTGGCTCAGCAGCCCATGACAAGAATGAGACAACATCTTTTCCCATCTGTCCAGCGTAAGCATTATAACTTCCGCAGAAATGGTTCAAAACATAAAGCAGATGTACCGGGGGGGAAAGGAAAGATATATTACCTGTGCCTCCGTTGCAGGGGTGCCATCCTCATACTCAACAGCACCATCATTAAGCATTTTAGGCATTGCTATAGCTCCACCAGGGAAGTAAGGATTATAGTGAAGTCCTTCTCGAATCTATAATGAGAGTTGAGCAGCAAAATGAATTTTACTGAAATGAAGAATTattgacaagttggtatcaaaaGACAGACACAAAGCAGGGTCAACCGACTAAATTGGAATGTGATAGTACCAATATCTTTTTTTTGAGATGGTACCAATGTGACAGTACCAATATCTCCTAGCAACATCTTCAGAtgcattcttttatatataactATTTTAATATACTAGTTCCTCTATtctaaacaaaagaaaaacagtCACAAAGCAAAAGTAGCTCGAGACAGGAATTACCGAGACACCAGCAGGAGGGTCGTGGTAGCCAGTTAGAAGAGCAAAAACATAGTTTTGACCATTATGACGAGCCTGAAAAGTGGAATACATCAGGCAATGCAGATCAAATGTTTGTCAAACCTCAGAAGACAATCAGTACCTTAGTAATTAGACTTAGATCAGGAGGATAGGCTCCTCCATTAGCAAACCTTGCAGCTGCTTCATTTGCGTAAGGCTGAGGGAAACGATCACTCAGCTTCCCAGGGCGAGTAAACATCTCACCTTCATCATTAGGCCCATCAACCACCTCAATTTCTGCTGCCATGGCCTTGGTCTCTTCCTCGGTGTATGCGACACCAACAAGATCACGATATGAAACTAGAGACATTGAGTGGCAAGATGCGCAAACTTGCTGGTAAACCTGGTGACCTCGCCGGATCCTGTATCAAAAAAAGAGGCACACAAGCTAAGTGGCTTTTGCATCTTATTTGAAACTTAGTGTAAAATAGCTCTGGAAAACCAAAAGATTCATATTCCTTCTCCAGACGGTAAGAGACTTGAAAAATAAGGCTACGCAGTATGAACACCAACTACACCTATACCTATCACGATACACGGGAAAATACTTGTAAGAACACAGGCTGAAATACTTTTGTCTGTGGACAAATATTTCCATATGATATTTAATAACTAAGAGAAGAACTTAATGAACCACACTACCGATAAAAAGAGAATATAGACTAAAAAACTTTAACAATCATGTAAAGCACATAAGTACTTACGAAGCATGGTCATAAGAACTGAGAATGCCTTCGTGAGGCCAGGGATAGCTGGGACACTCTAGTCCATGCTCTGCCTCATCAGAATATGCAATTGTTGCGAAACTAAGGAGCCCAGACACTCCAGCACCAAAGACTGCAAGTGCTCTAAAAGACTTCGAGCCAGCAGATCCAAGTCCATCCAGGCCATGCTTCAAAATAAACAATAGAAATAGTTTGATCAGCTGAAAATATTCCATGTGCTTTTACTTTTCCTTTGATCAGGCATTCCAAGTGCTTTTATAAGGCATCCAATGCAAATGTTAATGATTTACCAGACACCAACATAAGCAAAGAATTCTTCTAGGAAaggaaaatcaaatgaaaataaGGCTAGCTACTTTGAAATATTTTATCATCTCCTGAGCTAGACAGCAAGAGTTTCATCTCTTTGGTGGTGTTATATCATAAAAAAGCCTTTGTTTGTCTTCCATTTGCCACAGTAAGCAACCAACTTCAAACAGTGCATGGAATCAATATCCTCGTAGATGAGGAACTGCTCACATCAAAGATACTACGGCTGTCATCTAAggcataaaatatatattggcACAGAGACAAAAGCAAATTCAAGTATATGGCAGCTATTCTAGGGCACATCGCACTTTCTAATTGTTCAGCTTAACAATAGAAATGGGAATTGAGACATAGCATCTGAGGTTGCATTAATCGAGGATAAGTCAGAGGGAATTGTTCTATTTCCAAACTTCACCTTAGATTCTTATAAGAGATTTTCTTGAATGCATTTTTTCTCCTCATATGATTGAGAGATATGATGTTATATGGTAGTGAATGCTGGGTCACTAAAGTCCAGCATATCCACAAGATAGTGTTGCAGAGATAGGGATGCTAAGATGGATGTAAGGTCATACAAGATTAAAAAATGATCACATTCACCGGAAGGTGCAAGTAGCATGCATTAAGGATGAAATGCGAAAAAGTCGCTTGAGATGGTTTGGTCATGTCCTGCATTGACCTACATATGCACCAGTCTGGAGGTATGAAACTATGGTGAATGAATGTGTTAAAAGGTGACGGGGTAGACCTAAATTCACTTGGAATGAAGTTGTCGCAAAAGATCTACAGATCTTTGGTATCAATGCAAACTTAGCTAAATATAGGGCataatggaagaaaaagatTCACATAGGTGAATATGTACTAGTGAGAATAGGTTTTAGACTTGttgttactccctctgtctcgaTCCATGAAGGTGTTTGACCGCgtacggagtttaagaatgaaagaaagacttataaagcttgtggtccaaaataagccaTAGATACTTGTGTGGCTagaaatcatctcattaaaagTAACATGACAAGTTTAAAGTTAATCTGTTACTAAATATGGAACAATGTCATTATTTTTGAGGCTgacctaaaaagaaaagagtgacAAATAAATTGGGATTGAGGGAGTATTATTAtcactatttatatatatttaattttttacttttattttatttagtatgattatgatatgaatgagCTTAAGGAAGAATTTGGGATTCACATAGCCGATCACAACTTGTTTGAGACTGaggcatagttgttgttgtacatgATTGAGAGATATGAATAAATATGAAATAAGATAATCAAGTTTCTTCTATTTCATGTCGGGTATTGAATGCAGTCAAGAAGCTTCAGATCAGATGCTTCATATTGAAGCTTAAGAAGTGAGCAAGGCGATCAGACATAGATTGACTGAAACTACCTTGGAAATGCGGTAGTGGAGTAGCTGTCACAGTGGAAAAGGTTGACTACATAAACCTTGTTGGATATTGCTGACAGGTTCAGTAAAAACCCATGAATTGTGCTTTACCATTTTTGAAATGAAAGCCAGGGCTATTCAGTAGATATTGATACCGAAATGAAGTATCTCACCTCAAATACACTGACAATCTATTAGAGGGTTTTGCACTCTTTGGATTTCAAAATGGAAACTGAATTGTTTGTAGAATAATGGACAAAATGATCCCAACTGCCTAAGCAATTGACCTTATGTTCTATGAAAAGTAGTATTCTATTattttactcaaaaaaaaaaaaaaaagtagtattcTATTATATGACTGCCTGTCGTAGGTAAAGCAGCCAGCTCATTTTGACCTGGAATTAAGCCCTTGCGCATCATGATCATATGGTGAATTCATATGCTAAAAGGAAAAGGGAGAGAGAATGAAGGAAAACAATGCCAAAACTCCTCTAGAACAATCTTGGAAGGTAACTTATTCCTGTCCAAAGTTTTATATGAACACTTGCGAGCACCTCTATCACAGAATCAGGCCTAAATAGTAAAAAGAAACTATTGAAGGAAAAGTTCCTCTGCACAAACTCATAGATTGTTCAGTATCCTCCTAAATTGGAAATAAAACGCCGTCATATTAACAAGGTTAGAAAAGCATGATGGATGGTATAAGCTACACAATACCACCTTGTCAAAAAAGGGAAACGATCAACATAAACACTTCTCTCCTATCTTTGGCACGAAGCATTTAGTTCTTATCAATTGTGAAGCATTAACAATTTCAATCACGACGAAGGAGCTATTGTACTGTATGTAGCATTAATTAGGTACAGTTGTCTAAATTCAAATATCAATATGGTGGCAGTCTGCAGATAGAACTAATTGGAGCCAATTCTATTCCTCCTATGAACCTGCTTCATGCTGAAGCTATTTTGTACttcttccatttcattttttatagcAATCTTTCCATTTTCTGATGCCACAAAATGGAAACATTccatatatattcaatttaacaacgTCCAATTACTCAAACTCTAACGAGACGTTTTAGCGATCAAATGAACTTTTCAACTATCACTAAATATCCCCTTCCACTATCACCAATGTAATATAAAAGTCAAATTTACTTTTTAACTCCGTATCCAGTCAAACGTTGTCACATGAAACAGGACAGAGAAGATATCAAATAATATCTAATTTTTAAGCAAAATAGCATGAGATCACCCAAAGCTTCAAATCAGAAAACAGAGTTTTGTAGTTCATCAATAGAACATATCCACAACAAATTTGCTCTTGCAAATAACAATATCCTATAAATTGATACCTGAAGTGCATCATTTCCACTGGAAAACTTCGATTCATTCCTCTGGGCAGCTGTTTTCGTAATAAACCGATTGATTCTCCCAAATCCtgaatttattaaaaaagaagaaagtttcTAATTTCACACAGGAAAACAAATGATTATGATATCGTAATAGATGCTGAACTGAATTGTTTGTCAAATCCTATTCTGATCTTCTTCCCTAAACCTGTAAAAGGTGACAAGATTTAGCTCATTATTTCATTAGCATCAATGAAATCCAAATCGAGATTAGGATttatagaaaataatattactCATGATTTCACAGAGAGTACGTTGTGCAGAAGAATTAACGTATGCTATGACTGTACTGTTGGAGATGATTTTGTTCAAAAGGATGATTTCTGGAGAGAGAATGAAGGGTCAGAAATCCATCCGGTCTTCAAGTCGGGCCGCCTGATTTCGGGTCAAATTCGGGGTTGCTATTGCCTCGCCCGGTAGTTCAATGGAGTATATGCTGTTATTCGTAATTTCGtgtttaattttattaattaaaaaaaagttaaatatgttacgaatcaaacaacaacaacaacagcattTAGTTCTTATCAATTGTGAAGTCCATATGATGGTAGAATATTCAATCACAACGAAGAAGATGTTGTACTGTATGTACTATGTAGCATTAATGAGGTACAGTTAAACTAAAAGGATAACGATATTGAAATATGTAGACAAGATTTTTAGAGAGAAGATAGagctttttcttattctttccaCGTATGAACCTGCTTCATGCGGAAGCTATTTTGTACttcttccatttcattttttatagcAATCTTTCCATTTTCTGATGCCACAAAATGGAAACAcaatatatattcaattacactctccaattacTCAAACTCTAACGAGACGTTTTAGCGATCAAATTAACTTTTCAACTATCACTAAATATCCCCTTCCACTATCACCAATGTAATATAaaagtcaaatttatttttttatttaatttatttttatttcaaattgtCTATTATTTTAACAGAGaagatttttaattaattttgatttctattattttaatttcttttttatttttactttttaattatttttattttcagaaaTGTAACAgatgttatttatttttcatcttagaACTCATCCACAACAAATTTGCTCCTGCATATAGCAATatcctattttttattttatgcatcaTTTCCACTGGAAAACTTCGATTTATTATTCTAATGTTTGAAACTAAACCGATTGATTGGAAAGAATCCTGAATCattaacaaaaaagaagaaagtttcTAATTTCACACAGGAAAACAAGTGATTATGATATCGCAATAGATGCTGAGAGTTGAAGCTGATACCGTCAAATCCTATTCTGATCTTCTTATGTAATGTGGAAATTTGACATAAGATTtgctattatttttcattttgaattttgaatttaggttatatttccaATTTTAGTTATTTGATTTCACAGATTGCGTTGTTTAGAACGTTACCTTTGATGGATTTTTgttcaaacatttgaataatgttatggcattatactttatgagatttttttttgtcaaacatccaatccggtcttctcacaaaaaaagtcttgatttaagttttataattaattaaaattaaatattaatttgaaaaaatatatatcaattattatttacaatattagttacaaatatcgattttaattaatatattttcaagaaacaatgttaaatttaatatcatttataaaggcaatattttttaaatattaattttaaattttttataattaaattttatttttaaattaaaccgATACGTGATATTATCCCTACTTTCGTGCAACCAAAGATTATGCTTGATAAATTACACCGTAAATTATGACAAACTAAAAGAATAATTGACTACTTGTAAACATGTAGTAATAAGATTTGTAGAGAGAAGATAGAGCAATTCCAATTACTTAGGttctttccaaacaggccctaaatgttcttccaagtataaaatgtatttcatatcatatctcatgccttcttttttttttttttttttttttttttttaaatattttttataattgcaaGTCATTGGAGTAGACTTAATAGACTAacatttttatgtagttttctaAAGATGCAGATTTTATTGAGAAATTGAAATAGATAAATTAATATGTGGACCacattgaaaatgaaatattttatacattggaTTCATTATTctatgtaattttttaaagcTCGGTTGTTTCTTACATTCCTGATATTTTTAAGAAGTGATTCAAGCCATCATTAATTAGATAATTATTAGATTACTTGGAAGGCTACTTAGAATTCTGAATATACATAGTCTACCATTTGTTAATGTCCTTATTAAGATTATCATATTACTTAGAAGGATACTGAGATTTATATTACATCCTTAAATGGCTGGAGTAATCAACATTTGACGTTGTTTCATTTTACATTGTCAATGTATATAAATGGACTAATTCTCCTAGAGTTGTATTAATTTGTTGTTAATAACTATTCGATCGGTGGTGATGCATATGGAAGACTGGTTATCTTTTCGtatattttggttcattttctTAATTGCACAGAAAGCGGTGATTAGTCTCTGTTGGAGACCaatgaaaatccaaaatcatttCTCGAAGTAGGGGATTAGCGGTCCAAATACCATTTTTTGTTGGGCAATCTTAAAGAGATTGCTAGTTTCAAACCTTCATCTCAGCATTTCCCTTTACCTTCTACCATCACTAGAAGAAAATCTATGGGACTTACTAATTACTATCAATTTTCTTTTCAGCTCACACATGATAGGTATATGCTTAATTTTACGATACTTACATTCTACTTAATTTCGTTTATCAGTATTTGGATCTGATTGAATACGCTAAGTACGCGTAAGGGTACATTTAATTGCATAACTAATTAATTTGTTTTCACAAGTTAAATTATACGGATGATGTAAAAATTCTTCAtagtgtcgtgtatatatatataacttaaatccaaCTGCATCATTTATATTAGCATCTCTAAAGGAACTATTTTCTGTTTACACGCTAGCTAATGTCTTGCGCTTGTCACATTATAAGCTGTAAGCGGAGTTTAGTTATATGCACCACCAATTTGTAAGATATTTTACATAAGCAAGTCCTTCACGAGGTAATTACTTTAATAAGCATTGATCGGAGACATAGcctaaaatatatatgataagtgATCCTGCAAGATTTGCTCGAGGCATTGCTCAAGCAGCAAAGAGCCCCATGGTATTTATGCCTTTCGGCTTAGGCGCTCGTCACTCCACTGGACAAAATACCCATGATGTTGATGCGCTTCTCCTTTGAGCTTGCTCCAACTTACAAACATGCTCCTACTATTCGTATGTTCCTAACTCCACAATATGGAGCTCCAATCATCTTCCATAAATTGTAGATTCTATTCATGATATAGCATTGCGGAtgatatgagttgaattttaatgAAATAGTGAAGATTTATACAGTCGACTTCAACTTATTTGGGATTGAaacataattatttttattgtttattcATATAACACATGGTATCTTCTTGCTAATACATCTACCGTATTCCATATTACAGGTCTTTTGTTTTCAATGTAATCCCCTTTGTTCTTCCACCAACACTAGAACTACCAGTaagattttttattattataagaaTTTTCACCTGCAACTAGCAACAGCTATCCTACGTACTGTTCCTATAGTTACAAATATAATATGTGTCAGAGATCCAATAGGTCATGTAATATTTTTAACACATTATATTGACAATTGTTGTTTTATTCATTAATGGCaagtattttctttattatcATATATGTTTTGCTGTGTTTGATAAATTTTGACGATGGCCCTTGATTAAATTTGTGAGACTTGTTATCTTTATAACAATGAGAATTGTATTAATAGGTCTGTTAAAATTGATCTAAACATATTGAGCTTAGTCGTTGAATTATTAAGAAAAGTATATTCTTAATCCGGTTATTATCAATTAAGACCAATAAAAATGTATTGATATCTATTACAGATGGCGATTAGCAGATCTCATTTCCAGAATTATGGAGAGATGGTCAAATAGAAACGATCTAATTGAGAATTTCTAATGACGAATTAGTATTATGTTAAGCAGTTCAGAGGACATTTTGTGgaaaaaagttatggacgtaaaatattttctttgaccTGAGATTGTCAGAGTAATCAACAAGTTATATGATACTTTGATTTCGGGCACGCCAAATACTCTAGGGCTGTAGTTGAATGGAGATTGTGTATGACTGCATATGATGTTTTTGGAATTAATGATTGATCAAATTGAATCCATTAAAAAACTGGCAATGAAATTTGAACTATATTGtcatatataaattataatataaaGACAGAATATAGACCTTGACTAGTGTATTTTAAATGAATGAAGAAGTGAATTTCTTAAATCATTTGCCTTTGCTGTCAAATGTAATGATATGAAAATATAGTTGGTAACCTATTGAAATTAAACAATACCCTGAAGTTAATCTAGAGTTGCAGTGAACAATGTAAAAATATGTAGTACTGTAGTATTATTTTTCTAacggaaaagggcaaaatataCCCCCGCACTAtcggaaaaagggtcaaatatacccctcgttatactttgggttcaaatatatccctatTGTTATACTGTtggctcaaatatacccttcttccgttaaagttgtccaagtTGGACATTCAATCCTACATGGCATTATCATTtaatgaggtggatgccacgtggcatgccacctcagcaccccaacccattttacccctcccctCTATTTATTCTTCCACCATTAAAATTTTCTTCCCCCACCACCATTGCCACCATTATTACCGACTAAAAGTAGTaagtcaataaataccaaacaccCAACCAGTACACACTATCTAGTCCATTACCGATATAATACACTGCCCAAAAATCCATCAATTGAACGTAGCAAGTAGAAAACGAAATGGAGAAGGGCCGAAGGGGAGTGATGGGTTTGTGAGAGCTGATCAAATTGATTTGAAGAGCTTTGGATGAACAACAGGAGAGACACCTTAACAGAGCATGGACTATGGGAAAGAGCAGCAATAAGAAGAAACCGTTGGATGATTCGTGCATTAACTACTCTACCGCTACGACGGGTAGCCACATCCGTCACCGCTCTGCCGCGTCCTCCTCTCTATCTAATTCCTCGTCACAAACCGGCAAAGACACGGCGGGAATTGACCATTCCAAACTCATTTAAGTTGTTTACTTGCGAGCGATTCTTGGAAAGAAAATTAACATTCCGGCGAAAATATGGTGGTAGATTCACCGTCATCGGAAATGTGGCTGGAGATTCCACTTCGGAGAGAGGTAGTCGACAATGGTGGTGGGGAATAAAATTTGAGGGGAGGTGTAAATGGGTTAGGGtgctgaggtggcatgccacctcattAAATGACAATGTCACATAGAATTGAATGTCTAAtttggacaactttaacggatGAGGAGTATATTTGAATCAATAGTATAAtagtaggggtatatttagacctAAAGTATAACAAGAGGTATATTTGGTCTTTTTCCGAAAGTACAgcggtatatttggccctttttcgttTTTCTAATGAGTATTCGAAAATGTTAcaagatgaaaaagaaagtaGCATATAATGTTAGGGCTGAAGAAtactttcttttctatttttgctaGGAAtcctataaaaaatatttactcgcAACTAACAAGTTTTTGACATGCATCTATTCAATAAGGTTTATAACTTAATAAATATATGATCATGATAAAATACTAGAAATAGATATTCTTATCTTAGTTTATGCTAACTCACTAGGAATTGCTATGTCTAGTTCTTTTCAGAATGCCATAGTAGTTGAAGTTAAACTATTTAAAACATTTCGACCCAAAAAAAGCTATACTTAAAACATGCAAATCAGAATTGTGTAATGGTTAGTTATTAAAATTAGAAATTGAGCAGAGCAGGTATCCACACTCGTGAGAAATAATCGCACGAGCGAGTCAACCCTTGGGCTTCGGGCCTTACGCTCTCTCATTTCATTCCATTCCTCCACTCCCAAAATCCTTGTAAAAAAGCATAACATAACAACCGGAAAGAAAAAAGCACAGAGTGATAAAGCAACTATTGATCTCATCCCAAACAGGGCCGCACCTGAGATCATATCGAAACCCTCTCTTGAAGAAAAATCATGTGGAGAAGACTTTCTTCCCAGCTTCGGACTTTAAGCCCAATCCGATCCAATCGGCTTTCCGCCGCCGCCACCTCCTTATCTTCTTCTCCATCGCCGTCGCCGGCGGCTTTCCGGCCTACGGTTCCTTTCTTCTCTCGCCACTTCAGTACTGCTTCTGGTAACGCTAATTTCATCAGATCTTACGCATttacccacacacacacacacacacacacatatatataatatatagtcTGTTCCAAAATACTTATCAGTTTTTTTTGCTTCTCGAAAATCAGTTTTACTAATCTTCGGAGCTAAATTAGATTAGATTTACTCcgtatttcaaatttaaaatttaaaatatatatactcctTCCTTCCTAAATACTTGTTGCATTTTGCTTCTCGAGaatcaatttgactaatcttgGGAGCTAGATTAGATTAGATTAACTcggtattttaaagttaaaatttagatataaaaCTATACGAGACATACTGGAATTCTTCCCATATTAGTACGGTGAaaatatacatgtcaaaatgttggtcaaagttcatgTAGTTTGACTCTTAATAAGCGAAACATGACAAGTATTTTGGAAAAGAGGGAGTGTGTATGTGTGTTCTCAAAAAGCGAAACATGACGAGTATTTTGTGAAAGAGGgagtatatgtgtgtgtgtgtgtgtgtttatttaaatttatatataagcatgtatgtatatttggttTGTTTTTGTTGTGAATGGACTGTGACGAGAACTGAAATGTTGTTGTGTGGAACAGAGAGTGTTGTTAAGAAAGTTGAGGATGTAATGCCAATTGCGACTGGTCATGAGCGCGAAGAGCTTGAAGCTGAGCTGCAAGTGAGTTAGCTTCATTCGTTaagattttgatgttatatattttgtttgtggttgtACTAATTCAAATAGATTTATTTAGGCATAATTGTGACTATAACTGATTAAGATATGTGTATTCGTTTCTTGCTTAGGGAAAGGGACTTCTCGACATTAACTTTCCTGAAGGTCCTTTTGGCACAAAGGTCAGTGTGGATACTAGTTTCGTATATAAATTA encodes:
- the LOC132063704 gene encoding cytochrome c1-1, heme protein, mitochondrial yields the protein MSLGKKIRIGFDGFGRINRFITKTAAQRNESKFSSGNDALQHGLDGLGSAGSKSFRALAVFGAGVSGLLSFATIAYSDEAEHGLECPSYPWPHEGILSSYDHASIRRGHQVYQQVCASCHSMSLVSYRDLVGVAYTEEETKAMAAEIEVVDGPNDEGEMFTRPGKLSDRFPQPYANEAAARFANGGAYPPDLSLITKARHNGQNYVFALLTGYHDPPAGVSIREGLHYNPYFPGGAIAMPKMLNDGAVEYEDGTPATEAQMGKDVVSFLSWAAEPEMEERKLMGFKWIFVLSLALLQAAYYRRLRWSVLKSRKLVLDVVN
- the LOC132063705 gene encoding putative cytochrome c oxidase subunit 5b-like, producing MWRRLSSQLRTLSPIRSNRLSAAATSLSSSPSPSPAAFRPTVPFFSRHFSTASESVVKKVEDVMPIATGHEREELEAELQGKGLLDINFPEGPFGTKEAPAVVKSYYDKRIVGCPGGEGEDEHDVVWFWLEKGKPHECPVCTQYFVLEVVGPGGPPDGHGDDDHHH